A window of Alphaproteobacteria bacterium genomic DNA:
TGGTGTTCTGGCTGGTCGATCGCAAGCTCACGCGGTATCGATTCCTGGTGGCCTACGCCTACCTTGTCGCGCTGCCGATCCTGTTGCTGATTTGGCAGGCGGTACAAGAAGTAAAGGCCCCCGAGGAGCTTTCCTGGTGGAGCACCATCTGGCCCTTCTTCGGTCTGGCTATCATCTTCTTCGTGCTGGAAATCATCTCGCTGATCGCCACACGCGGCTCCGATCACCAGACCGTGCCGGCCATAAAGGACGCCATATTCGTCATCGTCTACGGCATCTTGCTGATCGTCGCCGTACCCGGAGCGGCGGCATGAGCGCAAACCAGGAACCGACGCGTCTCGGCGTGGCCGAGTTGGCCCGGCGCATCGCCGCCGGCGAAATCTCGCCGCTCGAGGCGGTCGAAGCCTCGCTGGCGCGCATCGAACGGCTGAATGGCCACTATCGGGCCTTCATCTCGGTCTATCCCGAGCAAGCGCTGGCGGCGGCCCGCGAGGCCGAGGCGGCGTTGGCGGCGGGTGCCAAGCTGGGGCCGTTGCACGGCGTCCCCTTGGCGGTCAAGGATCTCTTCCAGGTGGCCGGCATCGAGCGCACCTGCGGCTCGCAAGTTTTCTCCGAGACGGTCGCCGAAGACGCCACCAGCGTTGCCCGGCTGCGCCAGGCCGGGGCCGTTATCGTCGGCCTCTTGAACCTGCAAGAGTTTGCCTTCGGGCCGGTGGGCATCAACCCGCATTTTGGTTCGGCGCGCAATCCCTGGCATCCCGAGCGTGCCTGCGGCGGCTCCAGTGCCGGTTCGGCCTCGGCCGTGGCGGCCTCGCTGGTGCCCGGGACCTTGGGCACCGATACCGGCGGCTCGGTGCGCATTCCGGCCTCTTTTTGCGGTGTGGTCGGCCTCAAGCAGACCTACGGCCTGGCCAGCCGCCACGGTATCTACCCGCTGGTCGAGGGCTTCGACCACGGCGGGCCGCTGGCCTGGACGGTACGCGATGCGGCGATGCTGCTACAGGCCATCGCCGGCTCGGACCCGCGCGATCCGTCGACGCGCGATGCCCGGATCGAGGATTACACCACGGGGCTCGAGGGTGATCTCAAAGGTCTGCGCGTGGGCGTGCCCAAGAGGGTCTTTTTCGACGACCTGCACCCGGATATCGAAGCCAACGTGGGCCGGGCGATTAGCCTGCTGGGCGAACTGGGGGCCGAAGTGCGCGAGATCGACCCGCCTTTCGCCGCCGAGTTCTCCGACGTTTGGAACGCCCTCGCGTTGCCTGAATGTTACACCGTGCACGAGACCCGGGTGATCGAGCAGGGTGACAAGCTCTCGCCCGATGTCACCCCCAGGCTCAAGCTCGGGCGCGATTATTCCGCCGTCGATTATCTCAAGGCACGCCGCGACCAGGCCCGCATCCGGGCCGAGATGGCGACGCTGCTGGAAGACATAGACCTGATCGCCACGCCGACCACGCCGCTGCCGGCGGTCTCGAATGAGACCGGCAATCTCGAGGTCGGCGGCCGTGAGGTCGAGGGCCGCGCCGTGCTCTCGAACTTCACCCGCCTGGCCTGCCTGACCGGGCAGCCGGCCATCGCGCTGCCTTGCGGCTTCACGGCCGACGGCCTGCCGACCAGTTTGATGCTGGCCGGCAAGTGGTTCGAGGACGCGGCGCTGTTGCGTGCCGCTCATACCTACGAGCAGGCGACGGATTGGCACAAACGGCGTCCGCCCGAGCCGGAGTAGGGCGGTCTCGGGGATTTCACCCCAGCCTTCGATCGGCTATAAATCGGCGGTTGGTATCGCGGGGCAGGAAAGAAAGACAGGGGGCACAGACACCATGGGCGGTTGGCAGTGGTTTTGGACGCTCGTCGGCTTCGTCGTCTTCATCGTCGTCCTGATATTCCTTTTTTTCTATGGGCCCTTCGAGACCCTGTTCACGCTGGTGATCAACGGCATCAGCTTCGATAACGCCATCTTCTGGGCCGCCCTGATCATCGGCATCATCGGCTTTTGCGCCTACCACTGGCACGCCTATCGGGTGCACATCGTGGCCGAACAAAGCGTCGAATCCATGGTGCTGAGCTCGCTCCGGGGATCGACCTTCACCGCCATCCTGATGAGCGGCGGCGCCACCCTGCAGGCGGTGCAGATCCTCTGCGTCTATCTTTTGCAGCCGGGCTACGACCTGGGCGCCGGCTTCGGCACGCGGCTGGCGGCCGTCGTCGCCCTGGTCGTGCTGACCGGCATCTTTTGCGTCATCTTCTGGCTCTTGAAGATCATCCGCCCGGCCCGGCCGGCCGGCACAGCCGGCATCTAATTTTCTCCATCCGTCATCACATCCTGCTCCCTCTTCCGCTTGCTGGGGAGGGCCGGGGAGGGGGTGTTTTTTTGCTGTTCGCCCGCCCTAATCGGCCGCCCGCGACAACGCTTGCGGCGGCGTGCCGGTGCGCATGTCGGACCGTGTGTTGTGGTAGAAGCCGCCGTAGGGACCGCGCTTGAGGAAACGGCCGTCGCCGGGACGGCCCAAATATTCGCCCTGGTCGACGACCACCTTGCCGCGTGAGATCACGGTCTCGGTGAAGCCTTTGACGGTGAAGCCCTCGTAGGCGTTGTAGTCGATGTTCATGTGGTGGGTGCGGGCGTTGTAGTAGCTGATGGTCTCCTCGTGCTCGGGATCGAAGATCACGATGTCGGCATCCGAGCCCACGGCGATGGTGCCCTTCTTGGGAAAGAGGCCGAAGATCTTGGCCGGCGCCGTCGAGGTCAGCTCGACGAAACGGTTGAGGTCGATGAAGCCCTTGCCCACGCCGTAGTGGTAGATCAGGCTCATGCGGTTCTCGACGCCGGGGCCGCCGTTGGGGATCAAGCTGAAGTCTTCGCGCCCCAGCTCTTTCTGCTCCTTCAGGCAGAAGGGGCAGTGGTCGGTCGAGATGGCATTGAGGGCGTTGCCACGCAGCCCCTTCCAAAGCTCCTCCTGGTTCCACTTTTCCCGAAGCGGCGGCGTCAGGACGAACTTGGCGCTGTCGAAACCCGGCTGGTCGTAATCGTTGATGTCCAGCAGCAGGTATTGCGGGCAGGTTTCGGCGTGGGCCATGACGCCGCGGGCCTGGGCCAGGCGCAGCTCCTGCAGGGCGTCATAGCTCGAGAGGTGCACGATATAGACCGGCGCCCGGGCCACCTCGGCGATGGCCAGCGCCCGGTGCACGCCCTCGGCCTCGAGGCGGGTGGGGCGCGTCAGCGCGTGGTACTTGGGCTCGATGTGACCGCCGGCCAGGGCCGTCTTGACCAACTCGTCGATGACGATGCCGTTTTCGGCGTGCATGCAGACCAGCGTGCCGTCTTCGCCGGCCTGGCGCATGGTGCGGAAGATGGTGCCGTCGTCCGACAGCAGCACGCCCGGATAGGCCATGAAAAGCTTGTAGCTGGTGACGCCTTCGTCGGCCAGGCGGCGCATCTCGGGGGCACGGCTTTCCGGCATGTCGGTGATGACCATGTGAAAGCCGTAATCGATGGCCGTGCGGCCGGCCGCCTTGGCGTGCCAGGTGTCGAGCGCATCCAGCGCCGAGGTTCCCTTGGTCTGGATAGCGAAGTCGATGAGGCAGGTAGTGCCGCCGAAGGCCGCCGCCCGGGTGCCGGTCTCGAAGGTGTCCGAGGTCTCGGTGCCGCCAAACGGCATCTCCAGATGGGTGTGCGGATCGACGCCGCCGGGGATCACCAGCTTGCCACGGGCGTCGATCACGGTGCCGGCCTCGATGGCCAGGTCGTGGCCGATCAGGTCGACGCTCTGGTCGCTGACGAAGATGTCGGCATGATAGTCGTCGACGGCGGTGACGATACGGCCGTTCTTGATCAGTACGCTCACCTCAGCCTCCCCGGTTCACGGCGTTTCCATTCCCTTGCGTCTAGAGTATCATTTCCAGGTCCCAAGGGAGGACGCAGCAGCAAAATGAATCCACAGGAGGGGGTATGATGGCGAAGGTTGGTGCGAAATCAACCCACACGAAGATCAAGGGCCTGACGCGGCGCGAGTTCGTTGGCACCGTCGGCACCGCCGGCGCAGTGGCCGCCGGAGCGGCAGTTGCAGGCTTTCCCGCAATCGTCCAGGCGGCGGACCCGGTGCGCAGCGTCGGCCTTGGCGTCAGCATCATCAACGAGATCCAGGGCCGGGCCTCGAAGGACCTGGGGTTCCCGGTGCGGGGCCAGGCGCTGGGCTATGGCGCCATGTTCGGCAAGATGCTGAACCAGAACGACCAATACGAGGTGGCCGAAGGCTACTACAACGATTTCGACGTGATGGTGCCGGCCAAGGTCTGGCAGCCCATCGACACCAAGCGCATCAAGGAATGGGACAAGGTCACCGACCTCGCCAAGACCGGCAAGCTGACGCCGGAATCGAACGAGGGCCAGGGCGATGCCCCCTTCCGCCATCTCTGGGTCGACGCCAGCGGCAATCGGGTCAGAGGCCCGTCGCGCTACATCACCGCCCTGCCGGGTTGGCACAACGCCGATTCGCTCGGTTACAACCCCGACGAAACGGGTCGCAAGATCGAGAGCTGGGCCGAGCTTTTCAGTCCCGACTTCAAGGGCAAGGTGGCGCTCCTCAACGTGCCCCAGATCGGCGTCATGGACGCCGCCATGGGCGTCGAGGCGCTGGGCCTGATGAAGTTCGGCGACAAGGGCAACATGACCAAGAAGGAGATCGATTTCCTCATCGATTTCCTCATCAAGAAGAAGCAGGAAGGCCACTTCCGCGCTTTCTGGGAGACCTTCGGCCAGTCGGTCAACCTGATGGTCTCGGGCGAGGTGGTGCTGGAAAGCATGTGGTCACCGGCGGTGACGGCGATCAAGGCCGAGGGTGTCAAGTGCATATACGCCTTCCTCAAGGAGGGCATGCGGGGCTGGCACGGCTGCCTCTCGATCTCGGCCAAGACCACGGGCAAGCGGCTCGATCAGGCCTATGAGTACATCAACTGGTGGCTCAGCGGCTGGCCCGGAGCCTTCGTTGCCCGTCAGGGCTATTACATGTCGGTGCCCGAGAACGTCAAAAAGCATCTCGAGCCGGCGGAGTGGGACTACTGGTACGAGGGCAAGCCGGCGGCCAAGGAGCTGCCCGATCCCTTCGGCACCATCATCGTTCCCAAGGGCGAGATTCGTGATGGCGGCTCCTACTGGAACCGCTTCAAGAACATCGCCGTCTGGAACTCGCTGATGAACGAGAACGACTACCTGGTCAAGCGCTGGACCGAGTTCCTCAACGCCTGATCACGAAGTTCCCCCGGGCCCCGGCCCGGGGGTAATCGGCGGGCCGGGCGGCTGCACCGCGCCGGCCCGTCTTTTTGACGGCCATGACCAGGTGATGCAGCAACCCGCACCCACGCAGCACTCGGGCTTGATCGGTATCCAGCCGGTACCTTCGGGCGCCATCGAGGCAGCCCGCAAGATCCGCCGCGAGGCGGGCTTTCCGGTGGGCTGGTTGATTACCCCGGCGGCGCTTTGGCTATTGATCTTTCTCGTGGTGCCGCTCCTTAGCATCATCACCTTCAGCTTCTGGACCTCGACCGGCAGCGGCATGACGCCGGACCTGACGCTGCAATACTACGGCGATTATTTCTACAACGAAGGCTTCTTCGAGGCCGAGCACCGCAACTATCTCAAGCCCAGTGTCTTTATCCGCACGCTGGGCTCAACCTTCTATTTCACCATCGTGGTGATGGCGCTGTGCCTCCTGTTGGGCTACCCCATCGCCTATTTCCTGGCCATGCAGGTGCAGTCCTTCAAATGGCAGTTGGCGCTCTTTCTCGTCTGCATGGTGCCTTTCTGGACCAGCTACCTGATCCGCGCCGTGGCCTGGATGCCCATGCTGGGGCGGCGCGGCTTGTTGAACAAATTCCTGCTCTCCATCGATGTCATCGACAAGCCGGTGACCTTCCTGCTCTATTCCGAGTTCAGCTACACCATGGCCCTGGTGCAGCTTTACGTAGTGCTGTGCGTCGGGCCGATCTTCTTTTCCCTAGCCAAGATCGACAACGCCATCCTGGAAGCGGCCCGCGACATGGGGGCGACGCCCTTGCAGATCTTCCGCGAGATCATCGGGCCCTTGTCGCTGCCCGGCGTGGCCATCGGCATGATCTTCATCTTCGTTATGATTATGGGCGAGTTCGCCACGGCCGTGGTGGTCTACGGCGGCAAGACCAGCACCACCGGCACGGTGATCCTGAACTACTACGCCATCGCCAACTATCCCTTCGCGGCGGTGAACGCGCTGATGTTGATGCTCAGCATGATGATCGGCGTGGTCATCATCCTCAAGCTCGTCGACATCAGGAAGGAGTTGTAGGAGATGGCAGCGAAGCGTCGTTGGACGCCTGAGCGCCGGCGCAAGGCCTTCGTCAAGGGCGGCTACAGCGTCTACTACGCCATCTTTCTGATCTTCATCTACGGGCCCATGATTGCCATGTTCGTGCTCTCCTTCCAAGGGCGGCGGGGCGGCACCAGCTTTCCCATGCGCGGCGTCAGTCTTTACTGGTACGAAAAGCTGATCGAGCCCTCGACGGTGGGCGATCTGCAGGGCGCCATGGGCCGTTCCATCATGCTGGCACTGATCGTCATGGTCATCACGGCGCTCTTCTCCACCATGCTGGCCATGGCATTTCGCAAGCGCTTCTTCGGCGCCGGCGTGCTCTTCTATACGGTGATGGCCGGGCTCATGGTGCCGGGCATATTGCTGAGTTTGGGCCTGGCCTCGCTGATGAAGCAGGTCGGCATCCCGCCCAACTGGTGGTCCTCGGCGCTGGGCGTGCATGTGGTCTGGACGCTGCCCTTTGGTTTCCTGGTCATGATGGCGGTCTTCAACCGCTTCGATTCGAGCCTGGAGGAGGCGGCCCGCGACATGGGCGCCAGCGAATGGACGGTTTTCAAAGAGGTGACGCTGCCCCTGATCACGCCCGGCATCGTGGCCGCGGGGCTTTTCGGCTTCACGCTTTCCTACGACGAATTCGCCCGCACCACGTTGCTGGCCGGCGAGTTCAATACTCTGCCGCTCGACATCAACGCCTCCATGACCCAGCGCATCCGCCCGACGCTGTTTGCGTTAGGCACCGCGTCGACGGTGTTTTCGTTGCTGATGATCGGCCTTTTTCTGGGCATCTACACCATCCTCTACCGCCGCTCGCGTTAGCGTCATCTAGCCCGTATTTCTCACCGGGTCATGGCCTGCGCGTCGCTGTGGCGTCGACAGGGTAGGCGCGCTACGCCGTGCGATGTGGGACATCGGGCAAGCAGCGCAACGCAGCCTGTCGGCGCCACAGCGCCGTCCGAAGGGTCGCCCCCAACCGCGCGCCCGCTACGGAAAAGGTCGAAGAGCGTAGTCCCACTACGCTCATCGACCTTTTCCTTCCGGATCGCATCACCTGGGGGCGACGCAGGCCGTGACCCGGTGAGAAATGCGGGCTAGCCCTCTGGGATAGCGAGCGGCGTTGTTCTATTGTTTCCCCAGGCAGGGACTCCGAAGCCTTTTTCAAAAGCGGCAAAGACATCCCACAAGTGTTCGTGTGAATTGGAATATTTTTTTTGCGGCCAGAGAATGAATTATGGCGGCGGACTTCAAAACCCGGCTCTATGAAATCCTGGAGGGCGTCAGAGCCCGCGATCCGGTCGCCAAGATCTCGGAAATCCTGCTCGTCAGCCTGATCGCCGCCAACGTGGCGGCCGTCGTGCTCGAGACGGTGCCGGATCTGGTGACGGATTATCAGCGCTTCTTCGAGGTCTTCGAAACGATTTCGGTGGTGATCTTCACGGTCGAGTATCTCGGCCGTCTGTGGACCTCCACCGAGCAACCGGGCCGCCAGGATCAGGCACCCTGGTCGACGCGACTGCGCTACATGCTGACGCCGATGGCGCTGATCGACCTGATCTCGATCCTGCCCTTTTATCTGGCCATGTTCTTTGCCGTCGACCTGCGCTTCATGCGGGTATTTCGCCTGCTCAGGATCCTCAAGCTCACGCGGCACTCCGCCGCGCTTTCCCTGGTGGGGGCGGTGCTCTACGCCGAACGCCGCGCCTTGCTGGCTGCCGGCACGGTCATGCTGGTGTTGCTGGTCTTCGCCTCGAGTCTGGTCTACCTGGTCGAGCGCGAGGCCCAGCCCGAAGCTTTCGCCTCCATCCCCCACGCCATGTGGTGGGGCGTGGCGACCCTGACCACGGTGGGTTACGGCGACATCGCGCCGATCACCCCGCTGGGCAAGCTGTTGGGCGCCGTCGTTACCCTGCTGGGCGTCGGCATGTTCGCCATGCCGGCCGGCATCCTGGCCTCGGGCTTCGCCCAGGCGGTACGCAGCCGTGACTTCGTCGTCAGTTGGTCGATGGTGGCGGAGGTGCCGCTGTTCTCGAAGCTCGAGGCCGTCCGCATCGCCGAAATCGTCAGCATCCTGAGGCCCCGCTTGGCCGTTCCCGGCGAGGTCATTGTGCGCCAGGGCGACGAGGCCAACTGCATGTACTTCATCACCTCGGGCGAGGTGCGGGTGGCGCTGACACCATCGGTGCTGTTGGGGGCCGGCGATTTCTTCGGCGAGTTGGCGCTGCTTTCCGGAGATGTTCGCACCACCACCGTGGTAGCCGACTCGAGCTGTCAGCTCCTCGAACTCACCGCCGATGACTTCCGCAGGATGATGGATAGCAACCAGGACATGGGCCAGGCCATGCACCGTATCGCGGAGCAACGTCGGGCCGAGCTCGGGGCCGAAACGCCGGCCGCGCGAAGCCGGGACTGATACCGAATCCGAATGATCAATTCGGAGGGTAGGCCAGTACGCACGGTACCAAATTCATGAATTGTGCCGTCTGATCAGTGTCAGGCTTGTACCTCTCGAAGACCCGTGCCAGGGTAACGCCATGGCTGTGGGCATAGCTAAAGATGCTTCGCTGCAACCTGGAACCCGATTCGAGAGGGTTGGGCAGCCGCGAAGCATCTGGGTGGTAAAGCGGCTCGTCAGTCTGCCGACCTATCCACCTCACGTCGATATCGAACTGGAGCGGGACCGAAACGAGCGCCGCACCCTTGCCGTGGCGGTGCTCAGGGACAGAGCGCAATACTGTCAGTTGTAGCGGGCTGTCGCCATCTCCGCCTTCACCTGCCGAGGAAAGAGAACGCTCCGCCCTGCCTGCCCGAAACGGGTTCCTCGGTGACCCGCTGGGCGTCGCGTAAAACCTGCTTCATCCCAGGCACCGCGATCGATCCCGAGCGCGGGATCTTGAGCAGCAGATCGGTCCACTTGCGCACCAGGCTGTCGGAGCTTTCGAGCAGCCGGCCGGTCAGCGCAGTGGGCGCCCGGGCGACGAAATCCTCGCGGCTCAGAATGAAGTTCTCGCCGGTGTTGTAAGTCTCATAAAGTCCCGGGTCCAGGGTCAGCGCCCGCAGCGAGAGCGCGAACACCAGCATCGAGAAATGATCGAGCGTGGCGTCGAAATGGCGGCTGTCGCGACGCGGATGCTGAAAGCTGTTGCCCCCCAGCAGCACCGATGGCAGGCCTTTGAGCGGCGGCGCAAAGAAGGAATCGTAGTCGATCAGCCGGAGCTGCCCCTGGGGCGTCACCAGCACGTTGTCGTGCTTCAAATCGCCGTGCGCGATACCCTTCCCGAGCATGTCGAGGCAAATGCTGGCCCAGGCCCGCGTCAACGCCGCCAATCCCTTGCCATGCAGCTTGTGGCAAAGACGCTTGACCGCCGAGCCCATGGTCTCGCCTTCAATCCAGGGCATCAGCACCACCGGGAATTCATTACCCGAAGCGATCATCGAGGTGACGAAGATCTCGTCGGGCATGAAACCGATATCGACCAGGTGCCTCGCCCCCAGCCGCTCGACGAGGTCGACCACCATCTGTTGGCGGCGCTGGAGTTGGGGCAAATCGCGGGTGAACATCTTGATCGCCACCAACTGGTCACCAGGCGCCACTGTGGCCTTGAAGACGGCGGCAAAATTACCGGCCACGAACACCGGATTGCCGTTGTCGTCGACGACCGGCTTGACCTCGAGTTTGGCGAACCGCCCGGCGGCGTTGCGCACGGCGGTGACGAAGTCGCTGATGGTCGGATAGGTCACCGCCGGTTCCCGGAACCCGCGCCGCGGCGGCTAGCCCGCAAGTTGCTGCGAACGCCAAGAAACTCAGCGCCCGCGCAGGGGAAAAATGGCGGCAAACGCCATTCTTGGCAAGACCGATGCTGTAGCGCGCCGGCTCGCTTACTGTGGCCCTGACGGCGGTCGAAAAATTGCCTGGTACGTGCATGGTATCCCTGAATCAGTTGTTGGCAACGAAATCCCCGGGCGAACTGAGTGCCCTGGCGGAGCGGCTCGACTACATGGCCGATGCCAAGGTCGTAGGCCCCCTCAAGGCCGCGGCGGTGACGACCAAGGGCGGGGCCGGCGCAAAGGCCGCGGCGGCCGGCTCGGCGGCCAAGTCCGCCGCCGTCGGCGCCGACGCCACGGGAAGCAAGGCGGGGCTGGCCGCCGGCAGCATCTGGAGCGGCAAAAGGTTTGGCCTGGATCTCGGCCTGGGGCTCGGGCCTTGGGGGCCGATCCTGCTGGGTGCGGCCGGCCTGGCGGCAATCTACGGCCTGGTCAGGATGCGCCGGGCCAGAGAGGCGTCGGACGAAAGCCTGCTGGTCGAGGCCTTGATGGAGAGATATCCCGACTTCGACTGGCAGAAATTCCTGACCACGGACTCCCCTCTCGATCTCAGAGCCTATCTCGAGGAACGCGGTATCATTCCCGGGACGGGAACCTAGCGCGTATTCCCTCCTGACCAGGGTCAGGTCAATATTCCTTTGACTCCTGGTGCTGTTTGCTCATGATGTAATTCGCGTTATCGACAATCATTCGCATTCCGTTGGATGTCTGGAGATAGGCGCGGAGATTACGGGTTTGTCCTTGGATACAGGGGAGGATACAGGGGTATACGATGAACACGGTGGGAAGCAGCGGGGAAGTTCTGGAGCGGTCGGCCAACGGCCGCACCTTGGCCGACTTGCGGCCCGGTGAAAAGGGCTATGTCGGTGGTATCGAGAGCAGTATTTCGCTGAAACGCCGGTTGTCGGCCATGGGCGTCGTCTCGGGTGTCGAGGTTTCGCTGGAACACACGGCGCCGATGGGTGATCCGCGCGTCTACACCATCCTTGGCTACAATCTCAGCCTGCGCAACGAAGATGCCCGCAAGGTCATGCTGAAGGCCGAAGATTGATGGGCCGCTGACCGCAGTAGCAGGGGAGGCGATCATGGATGCAACCATCGAAATGGTCGTTCTCGGCGTCGTCCTGGCGATTTGCCTGGTCCTGGTGGTGCGCCACGTCAAGCGCCAGGTTTTGCCTTCGGGAACCTCGGACGGCTGCCCGGGCTGCTCCCAGGCTGACGATTGCGCGAGCAAAAACAAACCCGACCAGGCCGGCCGTGACCCGGTGAGAAATGCGGGTTAAGCAGTCCGGCCCAGCAGCGCCGGCCCGATCCGGCTGAACAAGCGCCTCGACACCAGCAGTGCCAACACTACCCCCGAGGTCAGCGCCAGCCATTGGGGCACGAACTCGGTTTCCACCATTTCCGCCGCCATATCGACGTTCAGGCCGGCGACCAGGCCATCGACCACCAGGCCGGCGGCGACGCTGGTGAGGCAGATGCCGACCAGGTACATCACCATGGTCCGCGTCCCCATCTCGTTCCTGACGACGGCCAGGGTGGCGACGTTGGTGGCCGGCCCGGCCAGCAGGAAGACCATGGCCGCGCCAGGCGAGACGCCGGCCAGCAGGAGGCTGGCGGCCAGCGGGGTCGAGGCGGTGGCGCAGATGTACATGGGGATGCCGGCCAGCAGCATCACACCCATGGCCAAGGGGCCGCTGCCCCACTCCGCCAGGGCCTGCCCGGGCACATAGGTGGTGACGATGCCTGCGATCACCAGACCGATGCCGAGCCAGAGCACGAAATCGTCGAGGATGTCGGTGAGCGCATACCGCACGCCATCGGCAACCTTTCGCAGCTTTCCGGCCAGGCCCGATGCAGCCGGCGGGGCGGCAACCGCCTCGCCGCAGCAGGCGTCGGCGCAGCCCGACGCAGTCTCCGCCTCTGTCGCCGCTGCCGCCGCTGCCGCCGGCTTGGCCCTATCAGGCGCCTCCTTGACCAAACCCACCGCCAGGCCCGTCATCAGGGCGCTGGCAACCGCGGCGACGGGGCGGGCCACGGCCATGAACGGCCCCAAGAGCGCATACGACACCGCCACTGAATCGATGCCGGTTTCGGGCGTCGAGATCATGAAGGAAACCGTCGCTTGGCGTGAGGCGCCGGCCCGGCGCAGGCCGATCGCCGCCGGCAGTACGCCGCAGGAGCAGATGGGCAGGGGCGCCCCCAGCAGGGCGGCGCCGGCGGTGGCGCCCAGGCCCTCGCCGGCCATCCAGCGCTGCACCCCGGTTTCCGGCATCCAGGCCTTGATCACGCCGGCCATCACCAGCCCGAACAGCAGCCACGGCGCGGCTTCCAGATAAAGCCCAAGAATGTTGCCGAGCAATTCCACCACTGCCTCCAAGCCTATGGCCCCGCTCTTTCCCGCCACCGGGCAGCACCGGCGGCGGGTCGTGGAATCCCCGACTTCGCAGGCCTA
This region includes:
- a CDS encoding SO_0444 family Cu/Zn efflux transporter; translation: MELLGNILGLYLEAAPWLLFGLVMAGVIKAWMPETGVQRWMAGEGLGATAGAALLGAPLPICSCGVLPAAIGLRRAGASRQATVSFMISTPETGIDSVAVSYALLGPFMAVARPVAAVASALMTGLAVGLVKEAPDRAKPAAAAAAATEAETASGCADACCGEAVAAPPAASGLAGKLRKVADGVRYALTDILDDFVLWLGIGLVIAGIVTTYVPGQALAEWGSGPLAMGVMLLAGIPMYICATASTPLAASLLLAGVSPGAAMVFLLAGPATNVATLAVVRNEMGTRTMVMYLVGICLTSVAAGLVVDGLVAGLNVDMAAEMVETEFVPQWLALTSGVVLALLVSRRLFSRIGPALLGRTA